A genomic region of Eucalyptus grandis isolate ANBG69807.140 chromosome 5, ASM1654582v1, whole genome shotgun sequence contains the following coding sequences:
- the LOC104443332 gene encoding transcription factor MYC2, protein MEELIISPSSSPSLASKSMSPTATPPPSLSLTLQQRLQLMVQSQPQWWAYAIFWQLLNHDDGRLLLAWGDGHFQGSTKLTLASRSDRRRLLQALPRDPSNSRPDAAADVPLPAPAGDVTDAEWFYVMSLTRSFSAGDGIPGKALSTGSLVWLTGARELESYKCDRAKEAELHGIRTMVCIPTGDGVLELGSCDVIPENWGLVQRAKSLFGSDLLLPKHPPPPPPPFQLHHDHSDISFADIGIIAGVQENDFAPHDDHEKKVKKKQPLVEGAGGKPEAPFGCSSYLVESEHSDSDSPFMAAVMTEKRTPKKRGRKPGLGRDTPLNHVEAERQRREKLNHRFYALRAVVPNVSRMDKASLLSDAVSYINELKSKIGDLESQLQRESKRVKQEVTDATDNLSTTTSVDHSSPSGCGGSLLEVEVKIVGCDAMIRVQSENANYPSARLMAAMRDLELHIHHASLSTVNDLMLQDVVVSVPEGLKGEEDLRAALLRALEQ, encoded by the coding sequence ATGGAAGAGCTGATAATCTCTccctcttcatctccttccctCGCATCCAAGTCCATGTCTCCCACGGCCACTCCCCCTCCCAGCCTCAGCCTCACCCTCCAGCAGAGGCTCCAGCTGATGGTGCAGAGCCAGCCCCAGTGGTGGGCTTACGCCATCTTCTGGCAACTCCTCAACCACGACGACGGTCGCCTCCTCCTCGCCTGGGGCGACGGCCACTTCCAAGGCTCCACCAAGCTCACTCTCGCCTCCCGTTCCGACCGCAGGAGGCTCCTCCAAGCCCTGCCTCGCGATCCCAGCAACAGCCGCCCAGATGCTGCTGCCGATGTCCCCCTCCCCGCCCCCGCCGGAGACGTGACCGATGCCGAGTGGTTCTACGTCATGTCCTTGACCCGCTCTTTCTCGGCGGGAGACGGTATTCCCGGGAAGGCCCTCAGCACGGGGTCCTTGGTCTGGCTGACCGGTGCTCGCGAGCTTGAGTCGTACAAGTGCGACCGGGCCAAGGAGGCCGAGCTCCATGGCATCCGCACCATGGTTTGCATCCCGACTGGTGATGGAGTCCTTGAATTGGGGTCTTGCGATGTGATCCCTGAAAACTGGGGCCTTGTTCAACGAGCCAAGTCTCTTTTCGGCTCCGATCTGCTCCTTCCCAAGCacccgccaccgccaccacctccgTTCCAGCTCCACCATGACCATAGCGACATTTCTTTCGCTGACATTGGAATAATTGCGGGCGTTCAAGAGAATGATTTCGCTCCTCACGATGACCACGAGAAGAAGGTCAAGAAGAAGCAGCCGCTGGTGGAAGGAGCTGGCGGGAAGCCGGAGGCCCCGTTCGGTTGCTCCAGCTACCTGGTGGAGTCGGAACACTCCGATTCTGATAGTCCTTTCATGGCGGCGGTGATGACCGAGAAGAGGACCCccaagaagagagggaggaagccAGGCCTCGGCCGCGACACGCCGCTGAACCACGTGGAAGCCGAACGGCAGCGCCGGGAGAAGCTGAACCACCGCTTCTATGCGCTGCGAGCGGTGGTCCCGAACGTGTCCAGGATGGACAAGGCGTCCCTGCTCTCCGACGCGGTGTCCTACATCAACGAGCTCAAGTCCAAGATCGGCGATCTGGAGTCCCAGTTGCAGAGAGAGTCCAAGAGGGTCAAACAGGAGGTCACCGACGCAACCGACAACCTGAGCACCACCACCTCCGTCGACCATAGTAGCCCATCCGGATGCGGCGGTTCTTTGCTCGAGGTGGAGGTTAAGATCGTGGGGTGCGACGCCATGATAAGGGTCCAGTCGGAGAATGCGAACTACCCATCGGCGAGGTTGATGGCAGCGATGCGGGACCTGGAGCTCCACATACACCACGCCAGCCTGTCGACGGTGAACGACCTCATGCTCCAAGACGTGGTGGTTAGTGTTCCGGAGGGGCTCAAAGGGGAGGAAGATCTCAGAGCTGCGCTTCTTCGGGCACTGGAACAATGA
- the LOC104443333 gene encoding rho GTPase-activating protein 3 translates to MTRLFRSRSCGLPGTTEFNRAQPRPLFRTSANDCIDVVEYDEEEEEEEEEEEEEEEEEEEEEEEGEAEKENEYMEKNGGGGGRKWERQQQMPILDILVGVLRKSLVTCSVERDDLSSTDISWPTEVRHVSHVTFDRFNGFLGLPTELQPHLPPKVPSASASVFGVSAKSMQCSYDERGNSVPTILLMMQKRLYAAGGLKAEGIFRINAENSQEEYVREQLNKGAVPHGIDVHCLAGLIKAWLRELPTGVLDSLTPEQVMHCNSEEECSQLVKLLPPTEAALLDWAINLMADVVQHETHNKMNARNIAMVFAPNMTQMADPLTALIHAVQVMNFLKTLILKTLREREETVRDVRLPLSPLNCPSNEIMDHPAMISDRHRSHDQTPGARLVKGPAAMNRLDGGTLEELETTTKKGSLGCQMRSVEEEEESLSSSSGSVAMLEAGDIEDGSGDWLSLRKGVRKLCRHPVFQLSKPAKKTRSYGTVNSRGGGEGETWA, encoded by the exons ATGACGAGGCTCTTTCGATCCAGGTCTTGTGGACTCCCCGGCACGACAGAGTTCAACAGGGCTCAGCCGAGACCCCTCTTCCGCACTTCTGCCAACGACTGCATCGACGTGGTAGAGTacgacgaggaagaagaagaggaggaggaggaggaggaggaggaggaggaggaggaggaggaggaagaagaggaaggggaaGCGGAGAAGGAAAACGAATACATGGAGAAGAAtggaggcggaggaggaagaaagtgGGAGAGGCAGCAGCAGATGCCGATACTGGACATTCTGGTTGGGGTGTTGAGGAAGTCGCTGGTGACATGCAGCGTGGAGAGAGACGACCTCTCCTCCACTGACATCAGCTGGCCTACCGAGGTCCGCCATGTCTCCCACGTCACCTTTGACCGCTTCAATGGCTTCCTCGGCCTCCCCACCGAGCTTCAGCCCCACCTCCCTCCCAAGGTCCCCAGTGCCAG TGCCAGCGTGTTCGGAGTTTCTGCCAAGTCAATGCAGTGTTCATATGATGAGAGAGGGAACAGCGTACCGACAATTCTTTTAATGATGCAAAAGCGACTATATGCGGCAGGAGGGTTGAAA GCAGAAGGAATATTCAGAATAAATGCGGAGAATAGCCAAGAAGAGTATGTAAGGGAACAGCTCAACAAAGGTGCTGTGCCTCATGGAATTGATGTTCACTGTTTGGCTGGTTTGATTAAG GCATGGCTCAGAGAGCTTCCCACAGGGGTTCTTGATTCTCTCACACCGGAACAAGTTATGCACTGTAACTCAGAAGAAGAGTGTAGTCAGCTAGTAAAATTACTCCCTCCAACAGAAGCAGCCCTGCTTGACTGGGCCATCAACTTGATGGCCGACGTGGTGCAGCATGAGACACACAACAAGATGAACGCGCGGAATATTGCCATGGTTTTTGCACCCAATATGACTCAG ATGGCCGATCCCTTGACTGCGTTGATTCATGCGGTGCAAGTAATGAACTTCCTCAAGACACTCATCTTAAAGACACtcagagagagggaagaaacaGTTCGTGACGTCAGGTTGCCTCTGTCGCCCTTGAATTGTCCGAGCAATGAAATCATGGACCATCCTGCAATGATCTCCGACAGACACAGATCTCATGATCAAACTCCGGGTGCTCGTTTAGTCAAGGGGCCAGCGGCAATGAATCGCTTGGATGGGGGCACTTTGGAAGAGTTGGAAACAACAACAAAGAAGGGATCTCTGGGATGCCAAATGAGAAGCgtcgaagaggaggaggaatcgtTGTCATCAAGTAGCGGCTCCGTGGCTATGTTGGAGGCTGGAGACATAGAAGATGGGAGCGGGGACTGGCTTAGTTTGAGAAAAGGAGTGAGGAAGTTGTGCAGGCATCCGGTGTTCCAGTTGAGCAAGCCGGCGAAGAAGACAAGAAGTTATGGGACTGTAAATAGTAGAGGAGGTGGTGAAGGAGAAACTTGGGCATGA